The following proteins are encoded in a genomic region of Cyclonatronum proteinivorum:
- a CDS encoding PorV/PorQ family protein has translation MNTKLSMKRLLPAVLVFTVMISAGWLSAPQQVQGQEISKSGTSAAEFLNIPVGTRATGVGNAITASVNDATAMYWNPGALAMVRERQVHIEHSEWFADLRHNFVGIALPIPGAGTVGLSVSALTMDDMEETTMQEQDGTGRFFGAYSYAAGLTYSQFLMRDFAIGATVKYVHEQIWNSSSGGFAFDLGTTYVTPFDGIRFGVRFANFGQKLNITGKDLNVPVDIDRGSAGNNPNVPARLETKDFDLPLLLQVGLAWDGVKTETVRVTLMADGVSPSNNTQSVNLGIEAAFFDELFAVQAGLPDLLLDDRMFEFAAGGWVNYELSGGLGLNIGYALQSHKILGVTNRFSLKVKF, from the coding sequence ATGAACACGAAATTGAGCATGAAGCGCCTGTTACCGGCTGTGCTGGTATTCACGGTGATGATTAGCGCGGGCTGGCTGTCAGCCCCGCAGCAGGTGCAGGGTCAGGAGATCTCGAAATCGGGGACCTCTGCGGCCGAGTTTCTGAACATTCCGGTCGGCACGCGGGCAACGGGCGTGGGCAACGCGATCACGGCTTCGGTCAACGACGCGACGGCCATGTACTGGAACCCCGGAGCGCTGGCGATGGTCCGCGAGCGTCAGGTGCACATTGAGCATTCGGAATGGTTTGCCGACCTTCGTCACAACTTTGTGGGTATCGCACTGCCGATACCCGGCGCAGGTACGGTAGGGCTGAGCGTGAGCGCGCTGACCATGGACGACATGGAAGAAACCACCATGCAGGAGCAGGACGGCACGGGCCGTTTCTTTGGCGCCTACTCCTACGCGGCCGGACTGACCTACTCACAGTTCCTCATGCGTGACTTCGCCATCGGCGCAACGGTCAAGTATGTGCACGAGCAGATTTGGAATTCCAGCAGCGGGGGTTTTGCCTTCGATCTGGGAACGACCTACGTGACGCCCTTCGACGGCATCCGCTTTGGGGTACGCTTTGCCAACTTCGGTCAGAAGCTCAACATCACGGGCAAAGACCTGAACGTGCCGGTGGATATTGACCGTGGCTCAGCGGGCAACAACCCGAACGTGCCTGCGCGTCTGGAGACTAAAGACTTCGATCTGCCGCTGTTGCTGCAGGTGGGCCTGGCGTGGGACGGGGTTAAAACCGAGACGGTACGCGTAACGCTGATGGCCGACGGCGTGAGCCCGAGCAACAACACGCAGAGCGTTAATCTGGGTATAGAGGCGGCGTTTTTTGACGAGCTGTTTGCTGTGCAGGCGGGTCTTCCGGACCTGTTGCTCGACGACCGGATGTTTGAATTCGCAGCCGGCGGCTGGGTGAACTACGAGCTGAGCGGCGGGCTGGGCCTGAACATTGGTTACGCGCTGCAAAGCCACAAAATACTCGGGGTAACCAACCGATTCTCACTTAAAGTCAAATTTTAA
- a CDS encoding T9SS type A sorting domain-containing protein, with product MKTFTKMLMMLALFVFGVSMQAVAEDDPITVTFRVNTSTVADTLSADGVLQIRGAVNGSEFSNEDYFGQNINWGSSSVQGQNIAGDYWEFNVLMAPGDQLAYKFWAGNDTENGIGFNDGWEFDPVGGGNYMFEVPEDADSDIVLPIEFFAGTDAGRTAPFEPSDEGFTAVHFRVNVGARVATSQYDPENPDHIVGVRGNYNQETGQVLYKYVIDTPDGVQWEDGADKTFFVPAADSTIRWTNFNNEVPPSGEVIEAEVEFRANVSLLEQLGYFNRGIGDRVAVPGAFNNWDSATSMTYDEGEDIWRSSFVLTREVGQQIPYKYFIIWDESRFDEDSPNFIPNLISGNGWEEPGAFGGGDRLYEFGSTPFQVATGDFGGDIGFFNSLPEQALITVEGTGSDTYTVTFPLDMAPALEHEDPFDPANDEVFLVVETPIFGLTQDLSVGDGQPGLDDPDQRDRLRFNRVGDTMMYELELEIALPTENHFGFRIAYGPEDGPYVINGGGFDAGRRYYRYIEPEAVIGEVTLWPAGGFTFDEITWKAEDLDFPAPPDYGLGEADAPVLFSDFPQLDWGQTFALTRETQPESNNHLYSGTVYFPTTPTSVQPGSELPRAITLSQNYPNPFNPTTNINFTLPESADIRLDVFNVLGQRVATLANGTFSAGVHTVQFDASRLSSGVYLYRLQSGSFTTQRTMMLVK from the coding sequence ATGAAAACCTTTACCAAAATGCTGATGATGCTGGCGCTGTTTGTTTTTGGCGTAAGCATGCAGGCAGTAGCTGAAGACGACCCGATTACGGTCACCTTCCGGGTGAACACCTCAACCGTTGCTGATACACTCAGCGCAGACGGGGTGCTTCAAATTCGTGGTGCTGTAAATGGTTCTGAATTTAGCAACGAAGACTACTTTGGCCAGAATATCAACTGGGGTTCAAGCTCTGTTCAGGGGCAGAACATCGCCGGTGATTACTGGGAATTTAACGTGCTGATGGCCCCGGGCGATCAGCTTGCCTATAAATTCTGGGCAGGAAACGACACTGAAAACGGCATTGGATTCAATGACGGATGGGAATTTGATCCTGTTGGCGGCGGAAACTACATGTTTGAAGTTCCTGAAGACGCGGACAGCGATATTGTGCTTCCGATTGAGTTCTTCGCCGGAACAGACGCAGGTCGTACGGCTCCTTTCGAGCCTTCTGATGAAGGGTTCACCGCTGTTCACTTCCGGGTGAACGTTGGGGCGCGGGTTGCTACATCACAGTATGATCCCGAAAATCCGGATCACATAGTTGGTGTACGCGGCAACTACAATCAGGAAACCGGTCAGGTACTTTACAAGTACGTTATCGACACGCCCGATGGTGTGCAGTGGGAAGACGGCGCGGATAAAACATTCTTTGTTCCGGCTGCCGACTCTACTATCCGCTGGACCAATTTCAACAATGAAGTACCGCCAAGCGGCGAAGTGATTGAAGCGGAAGTTGAATTCCGTGCCAACGTAAGCCTCCTTGAGCAGCTCGGTTACTTCAACCGCGGAATTGGCGATCGCGTAGCGGTTCCCGGTGCATTCAACAACTGGGATTCAGCAACATCCATGACCTACGATGAAGGCGAAGACATTTGGAGAAGTTCTTTTGTTCTTACCCGCGAAGTAGGTCAGCAGATTCCCTACAAATACTTCATTATCTGGGATGAAAGCCGTTTCGACGAAGACAGCCCGAACTTCATTCCTAACCTGATTTCAGGTAACGGATGGGAAGAGCCAGGCGCATTCGGCGGCGGTGACCGCCTCTACGAATTCGGCAGCACGCCTTTCCAGGTGGCTACCGGTGATTTCGGTGGTGACATCGGCTTCTTCAACAGCTTGCCTGAGCAGGCCCTGATTACAGTGGAAGGAACCGGTTCTGACACGTACACCGTAACCTTCCCGCTCGACATGGCTCCTGCCCTTGAGCACGAAGATCCGTTTGACCCGGCTAATGATGAAGTCTTCCTTGTGGTTGAAACACCTATTTTCGGACTCACACAAGATCTTTCTGTAGGTGACGGACAGCCTGGACTCGATGATCCCGATCAGCGTGATCGTCTCCGCTTTAACCGTGTCGGTGACACGATGATGTATGAGCTCGAGCTCGAAATCGCACTTCCAACGGAAAATCACTTTGGTTTCCGTATTGCTTACGGCCCGGAAGATGGCCCGTACGTTATCAATGGCGGCGGATTTGACGCCGGACGTCGCTACTACCGTTACATTGAGCCTGAAGCCGTAATCGGCGAAGTAACCCTTTGGCCGGCTGGTGGCTTTACCTTTGATGAGATTACCTGGAAAGCAGAAGACCTCGACTTCCCGGCGCCACCGGATTACGGTCTGGGCGAAGCAGATGCTCCGGTTCTCTTTTCAGACTTCCCGCAGCTCGACTGGGGACAAACGTTTGCGCTCACCCGCGAAACACAGCCGGAGTCCAACAATCACCTGTATTCCGGTACAGTTTACTTCCCGACAACACCTACAAGTGTTCAGCCCGGAAGCGAGCTGCCGCGTGCCATCACGCTCAGCCAGAACTACCCGAACCCGTTCAACCCAACAACCAACATCAACTTCACCCTGCCGGAATCAGCTGATATCCGTCTTGACGTGTTCAATGTTTTGGGTCAGCGCGTAGCTACGCTTGCGAACGGAACCTTTAGCGCTGGTGTACACACCGTACAGTTTGATGCAAGCCGCCTGTCATCCGGTGTCTATTTGTACCGTCTGCAGTCCGGCAGCTTCACAACACAGCGTACCATGATGCTGGTTAAATAA